From a region of the Flavobacterium branchiarum genome:
- a CDS encoding response regulator transcription factor, protein MKTPIKIILVDDEILFRKGIIFLLEREENFKVVFEASNGSELIAYLEKTTSQPDIIIIDLKMPVLNGVEATKIIHKSFPDIKIIALTSYDTKSFVANMLQVGAVSYLIKNATPKDLIHTINEVSSKGYYYNDNVLNIIQNIAKAGKNTRCNLDTNFLSAREIEVLRLICLQKSTAEIAEELFISPRTVEGHRNNLLLKTESKNTAGLVVYAIQNEITALAN, encoded by the coding sequence ATGAAAACTCCTATAAAAATAATTTTAGTTGATGATGAGATTTTATTTCGTAAAGGAATAATCTTTTTATTGGAACGAGAAGAAAATTTTAAGGTTGTTTTTGAAGCATCAAATGGGAGTGAACTAATAGCTTATCTTGAAAAAACAACTAGTCAACCGGATATAATTATCATCGATTTAAAAATGCCAGTTTTAAATGGAGTAGAAGCAACTAAAATTATTCATAAAAGTTTTCCTGATATTAAAATTATCGCTCTAACGAGTTATGATACTAAATCATTTGTAGCAAATATGTTACAAGTTGGTGCCGTTTCTTATTTAATAAAGAATGCAACACCAAAAGATTTAATCCACACAATTAATGAAGTAAGCTCAAAGGGATATTATTATAATGACAACGTACTTAACATTATTCAAAATATTGCCAAAGCAGGAAAAAATACAAGATGTAATCTAGATACTAATTTTCTTTCGGCACGTGAAATAGAAGTCTTACGATTGATTTGTTTGCAAAAAAGTACAGCTGAAATTGCAGAAGAACTTTTTATTAGCCCTAGAACTGTAGAAGGACATCGTAATAATTTATTACTTAAAACAGAATCTAAAAATACTGCAGGTTTAGTTGTCTATGCTATTCAAAACGAAATTACTGCTCTCGCAAATTAA
- a CDS encoding sensor histidine kinase, which produces MNSSPIPDSEIVAIIVFGCLSFILMGIVLVLFFYFSRKKIIKEQLARKDLEIQYQKEQVQAVIITQEEERKRIAQDLHDDISSKLNVVSLNSYLLRASNLTEKEVTEITGNIIDLTAKALDSSRKIAHGLFPPVLEKFGLHAGIEELCLEFESSKAVKVDYNNEVQFDEMYKDKHLHVFRILQELMNNSLRHGKATQISISFEDNKGINTGLYSDNGVGFDNSNPENLKGLGMKNIESRISFLNGTISVNSALNKGVSIVFTF; this is translated from the coding sequence ATGAATTCAAGCCCAATTCCAGATAGTGAAATTGTAGCTATAATTGTTTTTGGATGTTTATCATTCATATTGATGGGAATTGTTCTCGTATTGTTTTTTTATTTTTCAAGGAAGAAAATTATAAAAGAGCAATTAGCAAGAAAAGATTTAGAAATTCAGTACCAAAAAGAGCAAGTTCAGGCTGTTATTATAACTCAAGAAGAAGAGCGCAAGCGTATTGCTCAAGATTTGCATGATGATATTAGTTCTAAACTCAATGTAGTTTCATTAAATAGTTATTTACTGCGTGCTTCAAACTTAACCGAAAAAGAAGTAACGGAAATTACAGGAAATATTATCGACCTGACAGCAAAGGCACTTGATAGTTCTAGGAAAATTGCTCATGGTTTATTTCCACCCGTTTTAGAAAAATTTGGATTGCACGCTGGAATAGAAGAATTATGTTTGGAGTTTGAAAGTAGTAAAGCAGTTAAGGTAGATTATAATAACGAAGTTCAATTTGATGAAATGTATAAAGACAAGCATTTGCATGTTTTTAGGATTTTACAAGAACTGATGAATAATTCATTACGTCATGGTAAAGCGACTCAAATTTCTATTTCCTTTGAGGATAATAAAGGTATAAATACAGGTTTATATTCTGATAACGGAGTTGGCTTCGATAATAGTAACCCAGAGAATCTGAAAGGACTTGGTATGAAAAATATAGAAAGTAGAATCTCTTTTTTGAATGGAACTATTTCTGTAAATTCTGCTTTAAACAAAGGAGTTTCAATAGTTTTTACTTTTTAG
- a CDS encoding phage tail protein has protein sequence MSTEPFVGEIKIFAFNFAPQGYLTCQGQTIGIQQNTALFSLIGTYYGGNGQTTFALPNLQGRMPIGQGQSSLGGSFVMGQSGGNTALSILTSNIPPHIHTLNNVAVKIKASSANADESSAEGNFPATTKASTYSGNGATNNVFTGGTAITGNTDITGSGIPLDISNPYLTINYSIAIHGIFPSRN, from the coding sequence ATGTCTACAGAACCATTTGTTGGAGAAATTAAAATTTTCGCATTCAACTTTGCACCACAAGGATATCTTACCTGTCAAGGTCAAACTATCGGTATTCAACAAAACACAGCATTATTCTCACTCATAGGCACTTACTATGGGGGAAATGGACAAACAACTTTTGCGCTTCCTAATTTACAAGGTCGTATGCCAATTGGGCAAGGACAAAGCTCTTTGGGAGGAAGCTTTGTAATGGGACAATCAGGAGGTAATACAGCTCTTTCAATATTAACATCAAACATTCCTCCACATATTCACACTCTGAATAATGTAGCTGTAAAAATTAAAGCATCTTCTGCTAACGCTGATGAATCTTCTGCCGAAGGAAACTTCCCCGCCACCACAAAAGCATCAACTTATTCTGGAAATGGAGCTACTAATAATGTTTTCACTGGAGGAACCGCAATTACAGGAAACACAGACATAACAGGTTCGGGCATACCTTTAGACATATCTAATCCTTATTTAACGATAAATTACTCTATTGCTATACATGGTATTTTCCCAAGTAGAAACTAA
- a CDS encoding ABC transporter substrate-binding protein has product MQTIGILLARSTYYQNISFDLYEGLRSGLNYLGLNEIKIVTENIGFGADKQQCYRSAEKLLLEENASIVIAYIGHRTAQLLRPLFLAANKILIVLDAGANMPNEWPSCPNIIYHSLHNSLGASLAAKEATNDGYKNAGMVTGYYDGGYLHTYSISKTFQDTGGTILFNHVTGYQSNDFTMEPLKEHLNNYPDSALLSIFSGDYIEWYFKQIKNTFEGKNIPIYLTPFGLEETTLGNSIYPGKNVKGIAAWSKKIKTPENEMFIETIRELGRTPNLFSLLSWESAFIVSKILELSKKHKNNIVDIVKELHSFSFISPRGRIYFDPKTNTTIAPLYKATVIADLDGKCELQLEGEAIDVNEYYKKLVNQELDQATSAWHNSYICI; this is encoded by the coding sequence ATGCAAACTATAGGAATTTTGCTAGCACGATCTACCTACTATCAAAATATAAGTTTTGATTTATATGAAGGTCTCCGCTCTGGATTAAATTATTTGGGGCTAAATGAAATTAAAATTGTTACTGAAAATATAGGATTTGGAGCTGATAAACAACAATGCTACCGTAGTGCTGAAAAGCTTTTACTTGAAGAAAATGCATCAATTGTAATTGCTTATATAGGACATCGGACAGCACAACTCTTACGCCCTCTTTTTCTTGCAGCAAATAAAATATTGATTGTTTTAGATGCTGGTGCAAATATGCCAAATGAATGGCCATCTTGCCCAAATATTATCTATCATTCTTTGCATAATTCTTTAGGAGCTTCGCTTGCCGCGAAAGAAGCAACAAATGATGGATATAAAAATGCTGGAATGGTCACTGGATATTATGATGGAGGATATTTACATACATATAGCATCTCTAAAACATTTCAAGATACTGGAGGAACAATATTATTTAATCATGTAACTGGTTACCAGTCCAATGATTTTACAATGGAACCTTTAAAAGAACATTTAAATAATTATCCAGATAGTGCATTATTAAGCATTTTTAGTGGAGACTACATTGAATGGTATTTTAAACAGATTAAAAACACTTTTGAAGGAAAAAATATACCGATTTATTTAACTCCTTTTGGCTTAGAAGAAACAACGTTGGGTAATTCAATTTATCCAGGTAAAAATGTAAAAGGCATTGCTGCTTGGTCTAAAAAAATAAAGACACCCGAAAATGAAATGTTTATTGAAACAATAAGAGAATTAGGTAGAACACCTAATCTCTTCTCATTACTGAGTTGGGAAAGCGCATTTATTGTATCAAAAATACTGGAACTATCTAAAAAGCATAAAAATAATATAGTAGATATCGTTAAAGAACTTCACTCATTCTCATTTATAAGTCCAAGGGGACGAATTTATTTTGATCCAAAGACGAATACTACTATCGCTCCTTTATACAAAGCAACAGTTATTGCAGATCTAGATGGAAAATGTGAATTACAATTAGAAGGTGAGGCAATAGACGTAAATGAATATTACAAAAAGTTAGTAAATCAAGAATTAGATCAAGCTACATCAGCTTGGCATAACAGTTACATCTGCATCTGA
- a CDS encoding methionyl-tRNA formyltransferase has translation MEIQKKIMVLCGGKFAFKTLQLLAYENFICAIGIGKSNNSIIDALESEAQNNNLGFKSFPSKKNMEEMRDWIDSIKPDYIFCISFPFLIPESVLSYGTNKFINFHPAPLPQYRGPMPIFEVLKNQETETAICAHFMNEKFDEGNIIFNDTIKIKKNDTYGSLTMRLSDRLSQIALNMANMLQFANNIPNQTQDATLAYYYEKPELADTYINWKRKSAEEIISLINACNPWNSGADATLMDEQVKIIAAKLLDKPHKEVPGTIISIKKTIDVACQDNKQIAIKILSTDAGIMTAKQYKLLKPLLTLKLN, from the coding sequence ATGGAAATACAGAAAAAGATAATGGTATTATGTGGAGGGAAATTCGCATTTAAAACATTACAATTACTAGCATATGAAAACTTTATATGCGCAATTGGGATAGGAAAAAGTAATAATTCAATAATAGATGCTTTAGAAAGTGAAGCCCAAAACAATAATTTAGGTTTTAAATCTTTTCCATCAAAAAAAAATATGGAAGAAATGAGAGACTGGATTGATAGTATTAAACCTGATTATATATTTTGTATTTCATTTCCATTTTTAATTCCTGAGTCTGTTTTATCATATGGCACTAACAAATTCATCAATTTTCATCCTGCTCCATTACCACAGTATCGTGGGCCGATGCCAATTTTTGAAGTATTGAAAAATCAAGAAACAGAAACAGCAATCTGTGCTCATTTCATGAATGAAAAATTTGACGAAGGAAATATAATTTTTAATGACACTATAAAAATTAAAAAAAATGATACATATGGAAGCCTCACAATGAGATTAAGTGACCGCCTGTCTCAAATTGCATTAAATATGGCAAATATGCTACAATTTGCAAATAATATTCCTAACCAGACTCAAGATGCAACCTTAGCGTATTATTATGAAAAACCGGAACTAGCTGATACTTACATAAATTGGAAACGTAAGAGTGCTGAAGAAATTATAAGCTTAATTAACGCATGTAACCCATGGAATTCAGGTGCCGACGCTACTTTAATGGATGAGCAAGTAAAAATAATTGCAGCAAAATTACTAGATAAACCTCATAAAGAAGTACCTGGGACAATTATTTCTATAAAAAAAACAATAGATGTAGCCTGTCAAGACAATAAACAAATTGCTATAAAAATACTTAGTACAGACGCAGGTATAATGACAGCCAAACAATACAAATTATTAAAACCATTATTAACCCTAAAATTAAACTAA
- a CDS encoding T9SS type A sorting domain-containing protein, with protein MKKNFTLIFTIMLCLFYTKGNTQTQFWSDTFEDTGAPSSGVRVPSIEFSCGVPATAYFFRTTPAGIVLNSLIAPNTSYTNFQGNKIWAGEDLDRGTSCTNASAPANQQVTWPNISIAGKSGISFKGFFAANDQNMWQGPDSGDQQDYVIVEYQIDGGAWTKLLAFYASAADESQSLKLETTGDLIGDGTALSYNFGEFTANIPGTGTTLQIRLNAFANGGQTQEFAIDNFRLFETPACTSPVVTTNPPNRSICNGNNTNFSIVATGATATKWQVDQTGLGTYTDITNGGVYSGATTTTLTITGATGAMTGYRYRAVAINGVPTCFANSNFATLNVSNITLTGAQDNIACPGTATGRASVFPTGGIGNYTYSWSPSGGTGAIASNLAVGTHIVTVRDQIGCETTKTFTITETGIPIVITPTQTPSCIGTSNGTASVSVSGGAGNFTYTWSHSAETTAGVSGLAPGTYTVTVTDANLCTKQQSFTIVSSTEITTGVTNQSNVSCNGGSNGTATVIASGGSGTYTYSWSPSGGTAAMASGLVAGPYTVTVTDGNGCSKQQIVTIQPATEIVITPSQTPSCIGNPNGTATVSVSGGAGSYTYSWSPSGGTDATATGLTPGDYSVNVTDANGCSKDQSFTITSASQITTSASQTDVSCNGGSDGIATVTASGGTGGYTYSWSPTGGNANEATGLTQGAYTVTVTDSNYCTTTQNFIIIEPTASILSITRSGNILTADQAGATYQWFTCPGTDIIGEVGQSFTPTANGSYGVAITLNGCTVLAPCVNVTSLATVDFEEKSKFMIYPNPSQGIVNIKSDHDTDVSIINQSGQVVKTAKVTADNTNTINVENLSDGIYFIREMKGNKPATYKLILKK; from the coding sequence ATGAAAAAGAACTTTACTTTAATTTTTACGATAATGCTTTGCCTCTTCTACACTAAGGGGAATACGCAAACGCAATTTTGGTCCGACACATTTGAAGATACTGGAGCTCCAAGCTCTGGTGTAAGAGTCCCATCAATTGAATTTTCTTGTGGTGTACCTGCTACAGCTTATTTTTTTAGAACTACTCCTGCAGGAATTGTTCTTAATAGCCTTATAGCCCCCAACACAAGCTACACAAACTTTCAAGGTAATAAAATATGGGCTGGAGAAGATCTTGATAGGGGCACATCATGTACTAATGCATCTGCACCTGCTAATCAACAAGTTACATGGCCAAACATTAGCATTGCTGGAAAAAGCGGAATATCTTTTAAAGGTTTTTTTGCAGCAAATGACCAAAACATGTGGCAAGGACCTGATAGTGGAGATCAACAAGACTATGTCATAGTAGAATATCAAATTGATGGTGGCGCTTGGACAAAACTATTGGCTTTTTATGCTAGCGCAGCTGATGAGAGTCAGTCGTTAAAACTAGAAACTACAGGAGATTTAATCGGAGATGGAACTGCATTAAGTTATAATTTTGGTGAGTTCACTGCAAATATCCCAGGGACTGGTACAACTTTACAAATACGTTTAAATGCTTTTGCAAATGGAGGACAAACACAAGAGTTTGCTATAGATAACTTCCGTTTGTTTGAAACGCCTGCTTGTACTTCACCTGTAGTAACTACTAACCCACCAAACAGATCTATATGTAACGGCAACAATACTAATTTTTCAATAGTTGCGACTGGAGCTACTGCTACAAAATGGCAAGTAGATCAAACTGGATTAGGAACTTATACTGATATTACAAACGGAGGTGTTTATTCTGGAGCTACTACTACTACATTAACTATAACGGGAGCAACGGGAGCAATGACAGGATACAGATATAGAGCTGTAGCTATTAATGGAGTACCTACATGTTTTGCAAACTCAAATTTTGCTACATTAAATGTTTCTAACATAACCTTAACTGGTGCTCAAGATAATATTGCTTGTCCCGGTACCGCTACTGGTAGGGCTTCTGTTTTTCCAACTGGAGGAATTGGAAACTATACCTACAGTTGGTCTCCTTCTGGTGGAACTGGAGCAATTGCTTCGAACCTAGCGGTAGGAACACATATAGTTACCGTTAGAGATCAGATAGGATGTGAGACTACAAAAACCTTTACTATTACTGAAACAGGAATACCAATAGTTATCACTCCTACACAAACTCCTTCTTGTATTGGAACTTCTAACGGAACAGCATCTGTAAGCGTATCTGGAGGTGCTGGAAATTTCACTTACACTTGGTCTCATTCAGCAGAAACAACTGCTGGAGTATCTGGATTAGCTCCTGGAACCTACACGGTAACTGTAACAGATGCAAATCTTTGCACCAAACAACAGAGTTTCACTATTGTGTCTTCTACGGAAATTACAACAGGAGTAACAAATCAAAGCAATGTATCATGTAATGGGGGATCTAACGGAACGGCTACAGTAATAGCATCCGGAGGTTCTGGAACATATACTTATTCTTGGTCTCCTTCTGGTGGAACAGCTGCAATGGCATCAGGACTTGTTGCTGGGCCTTATACGGTGACAGTAACAGATGGTAATGGTTGTAGTAAACAACAAATTGTAACTATTCAACCTGCTACAGAAATCGTAATTACTCCTTCACAGACCCCTTCTTGTATTGGAAATCCAAACGGAACGGCTACTGTAAGCGTATCCGGAGGTGCTGGAAGTTACACCTATTCATGGTCTCCTTCTGGTGGAACAGATGCAACTGCAACTGGGCTTACTCCTGGAGACTACTCGGTAAATGTAACAGATGCTAATGGTTGTTCGAAAGACCAGAGTTTCACTATTACCTCAGCTTCGCAAATTACAACATCTGCATCACAAACTGATGTTTCGTGCAATGGAGGCTCTGATGGAATAGCTACAGTAACTGCATCTGGTGGTACTGGTGGTTATACTTATTCTTGGTCTCCTACTGGAGGAAATGCTAATGAAGCAACTGGTCTTACACAAGGAGCTTACACTGTAACTGTAACAGATAGTAACTATTGTACTACAACTCAAAATTTCATCATTATAGAACCTACAGCAAGTATTTTATCCATTACCCGTTCTGGCAATATTCTAACTGCAGATCAAGCTGGTGCAACTTATCAATGGTTCACTTGTCCTGGTACTGATATTATCGGAGAAGTTGGTCAATCATTTACACCAACAGCAAATGGATCTTATGGTGTTGCTATAACTTTAAATGGCTGTACCGTTCTTGCTCCATGTGTAAATGTAACTAGCCTAGCAACTGTAGACTTTGAAGAAAAATCTAAGTTCATGATTTATCCTAATCCAAGTCAAGGTATTGTAAACATAAAATCAGATCATGACACAGATGTAAGCATTATCAATCAATCAGGGCAAGTTGTAAAAACTGCTAAAGTAACTGCTGATAATACAAACACTATTAATGTGGAAAACTTAAGTGATGGTATATATTTCATTCGTGAAATGAAAGGCAACAAACCAGCTACTTATAAACTAATACTAAAAAAATAA
- the dnaB gene encoding replicative DNA helicase: MENFKNINPIKVDKTAIINLEKGKLPPQVLELEEAVLGAMMIDKKGVDDVIDILQADAFYKEAHKYIFEAIVQLFTETQPIDLLTVSAQLKKNGKLDLAGGDFYLIQLTQKVASSAHIEFHSRIILQKFIQRSLIRISSEIIEASYDETTDVFNLLDQAESKLYEVTQGNIKRSSETAQSLVLQAKKKIEEISKQEGLSGVETGFTNLDKLTSGWQPSDLIIIAARPAMGKTAFILSMARNIAIDFGHPVALFSLEMASVQLITRLISSETGLSSEKLRTGKLEPHEWTMLSTKVKNLEKAPLFIDDTPSLSIFDLRAKCRRLASQHGIKIIIIDYLQLMTAGGNNKGGGNREQEISTISRNLKALAKELNVPVIALSQLSRAVETRGSSKRPLLSDLRESGAIEQDADIVSFLYRPEYYKIEEWDDDEASPTTGQAEIMIAKHRNGGIENVRLKFIGHLGKFDNLDDFSGNYDDLPSKMNVDDNNPFVTKNLPSPNEAFGSNFNDDDDDDSDVPF, encoded by the coding sequence ATGGAAAACTTCAAAAATATAAACCCAATTAAGGTTGATAAAACCGCAATTATTAATTTAGAAAAAGGGAAACTTCCCCCGCAGGTACTGGAGTTAGAAGAGGCTGTACTTGGAGCAATGATGATTGATAAAAAGGGTGTTGATGATGTAATTGATATTTTACAAGCAGATGCTTTTTATAAGGAGGCGCATAAATATATTTTTGAAGCAATTGTGCAACTTTTTACTGAGACGCAGCCAATCGATTTATTGACTGTTTCTGCTCAACTTAAAAAAAATGGGAAGTTAGATTTAGCAGGAGGCGATTTTTATTTAATTCAGCTCACCCAAAAAGTGGCATCTTCTGCCCATATTGAATTTCACTCGCGAATTATACTTCAAAAATTTATTCAGCGTAGTTTAATTCGAATTTCATCTGAAATCATTGAAGCATCGTATGATGAGACTACAGATGTTTTTAATCTATTAGACCAAGCTGAATCAAAATTATACGAGGTTACGCAAGGAAATATTAAACGTAGTTCTGAAACAGCTCAGAGTTTGGTATTACAAGCAAAAAAGAAAATTGAAGAAATTTCTAAACAAGAAGGATTAAGTGGTGTTGAAACTGGTTTTACTAATCTTGATAAACTTACTTCTGGATGGCAACCAAGTGATTTAATTATCATCGCGGCAAGACCTGCGATGGGAAAAACGGCGTTTATTCTTTCGATGGCGAGAAATATTGCAATCGATTTTGGACATCCAGTGGCTTTGTTTTCTCTAGAGATGGCATCAGTACAGCTTATTACGCGTTTGATTTCTTCTGAAACTGGATTATCATCAGAAAAATTACGTACGGGTAAATTAGAGCCTCATGAATGGACAATGTTGAGTACCAAAGTAAAGAACTTAGAGAAAGCACCTTTGTTTATTGATGATACACCATCACTTTCGATTTTCGATTTAAGAGCAAAATGTCGTCGTCTTGCTTCTCAACACGGAATTAAAATTATCATTATTGATTATTTGCAGTTAATGACTGCTGGAGGAAATAATAAAGGAGGAGGAAATCGTGAGCAGGAAATCTCGACAATTTCCCGAAACTTAAAAGCTTTGGCAAAAGAACTTAACGTTCCTGTTATTGCACTTTCTCAGTTATCGCGTGCTGTTGAGACCCGTGGATCTAGTAAGCGTCCTTTGCTATCCGATCTTCGTGAATCTGGAGCAATTGAGCAGGATGCTGATATCGTTTCGTTTTTGTACCGACCAGAATATTACAAAATTGAAGAATGGGATGATGATGAAGCTTCGCCAACAACTGGTCAGGCAGAAATTATGATCGCTAAACACCGTAATGGTGGTATCGAAAATGTTCGTTTGAAATTTATAGGACACCTTGGGAAATTTGATAACCTGGATGATTTTTCAGGTAATTATGACGATTTACCTTCTAAGATGAATGTTGATGATAATAATCCATTTGTAACTAAAAATCTTCCTTCTCCAAATGAAGCTTTTGGTAGTAACTTTAATGACGACGATGATGATGATAGTGATGTGCCATTTTAA
- a CDS encoding acetyl-CoA carboxylase carboxyltransferase subunit alpha, translating to MEYLDFELPIKELEEQLEKCVIIGKESDVDVTPTCKQINKKLEETKRSIYKNLTAWQRVQLSRHPNRPYTLDYIKAMCGDTFLELHGDRGFKDDKAMVGGLGKIDGQSFMIVGQQKGYNTKTRQYRNFGMANPEGYRKALRLMKMAEKFGIPVLTLVDTPGAYPGLEAEERGQGEAIARNIFEMVRLKVPIITIIVGEGASGGALGIGVGDKVYMLENTWYSVISPESCSSILWKSWEYKEKAAEALKLTSSDMKKQKLVDDVIPEPLGGAHYDRETTFTTVIQYITKGYKELKDLSTADLIAQRMDKYSKMGEFKE from the coding sequence ATGGAATATTTAGATTTTGAACTTCCAATCAAAGAATTAGAAGAGCAGTTAGAAAAGTGTGTTATCATTGGGAAAGAATCAGATGTTGATGTAACGCCAACGTGCAAACAGATTAATAAGAAATTAGAAGAAACTAAAAGAAGTATATATAAAAACTTAACTGCTTGGCAGCGTGTGCAATTGTCAAGACATCCAAACAGACCTTATACATTAGATTATATTAAAGCTATGTGTGGAGATACTTTTTTAGAACTTCATGGAGACAGAGGTTTTAAAGATGACAAAGCAATGGTTGGTGGTTTAGGTAAAATTGATGGGCAGTCATTTATGATTGTTGGTCAACAAAAAGGTTACAATACTAAAACACGTCAATACCGTAATTTTGGTATGGCAAATCCAGAAGGATACCGTAAAGCGTTGCGTTTAATGAAAATGGCTGAAAAGTTTGGTATTCCTGTTTTAACTTTAGTAGATACTCCAGGTGCATATCCAGGTCTTGAAGCGGAAGAAAGAGGACAAGGAGAAGCTATTGCTAGAAATATTTTTGAAATGGTTCGTTTAAAAGTGCCTATTATCACCATTATCGTTGGAGAGGGTGCATCAGGAGGAGCTTTAGGAATTGGAGTAGGAGATAAAGTGTATATGCTTGAAAATACTTGGTATTCAGTAATTTCTCCAGAGTCTTGTTCTTCAATCTTATGGAAAAGCTGGGAGTATAAAGAGAAAGCTGCAGAAGCATTAAAATTGACTTCTTCAGACATGAAAAAACAAAAATTAGTTGATGATGTTATTCCAGAACCATTAGGTGGAGCTCATTATGACAGAGAAACAACATTTACTACTGTTATACAATACATCACTAAAGGATATAAAGAATTAAAAGATTTATCAACAGCCGACTTAATTGCCCAAAGAATGGACAAATACAGTAAGATGGGCGAATTTAAAGAATAA
- a CDS encoding DMT family transporter, translated as MQNDKLKSYLSLHFIVFIWGFTAILGALITINAEALVWYRMLLAGIFLGTFIVFKKESFRVPVKAFFKLTFVGLLIALHWIFFFRAIHVSNVSITLSIFSLGAFFASLLEPIFFGRKVLWYEVFFGLIIIAGLALIMQVEIQYLNGMYYALASIILGVLFTLMNGKLIADHEPSVITFYEFGAGVFFISIYFLFQGKFAAEFFTLSMNNWLLILLLASVCTAYAFTASVKVMRKLTPYTVMLTTNLEPVYGIILAYFILGGKEKMSTEFYIGAIIIVITVILNGVFKHYKKDDKG; from the coding sequence ATGCAAAACGATAAATTAAAAAGTTATTTAAGTCTTCATTTTATAGTTTTTATATGGGGGTTTACAGCAATTTTAGGAGCATTAATTACTATTAATGCTGAAGCTTTAGTTTGGTATCGAATGCTTTTGGCAGGTATTTTTTTAGGAACATTTATTGTTTTTAAAAAAGAATCTTTTCGAGTTCCTGTAAAAGCTTTTTTTAAGCTGACTTTTGTTGGATTACTAATTGCTTTACATTGGATATTTTTTTTCAGAGCGATTCATGTATCTAACGTTTCGATAACACTTTCGATATTTTCATTGGGTGCTTTTTTTGCCTCTTTATTAGAACCGATTTTTTTTGGAAGAAAAGTGTTATGGTATGAAGTATTCTTTGGGCTCATTATTATTGCTGGTTTAGCTTTGATAATGCAAGTCGAAATTCAGTACTTAAACGGAATGTATTATGCTTTGGCTTCTATAATTTTAGGTGTCTTGTTTACATTAATGAATGGGAAATTAATAGCCGATCATGAACCATCAGTCATTACTTTTTATGAATTTGGAGCAGGTGTTTTTTTTATATCTATTTACTTTTTATTTCAAGGTAAATTTGCAGCTGAATTTTTTACATTATCAATGAATAACTGGCTGTTAATACTGCTTTTGGCTTCGGTATGTACTGCTTATGCATTTACTGCTTCGGTAAAAGTAATGAGGAAATTGACACCTTATACAGTTATGCTTACAACTAATTTAGAGCCCGTTTACGGAATTATTTTAGCCTATTTTATACTTGGTGGAAAAGAGAAGATGAGTACTGAGTTTTACATTGGTGCAATAATAATTGTAATCACAGTTATATTAAATGGTGTTTTTAAACACTATAAAAAAGATGATAAAGGTTAA